From one Rhodamnia argentea isolate NSW1041297 chromosome 1, ASM2092103v1, whole genome shotgun sequence genomic stretch:
- the LOC115750173 gene encoding probable pectinesterase/pectinesterase inhibitor 41, with protein sequence MSRPHLFVALILPLLFLSFNSLAGDDNIHARNASLVSAETVCNSTADPAFCLSALPDPKAAGNVRHFGRYFVRKSLSRALRFLSLVDERLLIVQGHLTAREAHALEDCRHVSAMNVEFLLKSSKAVDDKAGELPAHEVDDVRTLLSAVLTNQATCSDGLQWAAAGSRINGGLLVRLSEDTKLHSASLALFSKGWSSRKGEAAMGYSESTLKPLRLSQVSLNMSSLTRAFYASLSKGYVLAAGRNKVVSIRDVVVVNKDGSGNFTSINAAVAVAPNNVDGSYGYFLIYITAGVYHEYVYVNSNKKNLMMVGAGINRTVITGDRNDHDGWSIFSSPTFIVEAPHFIAMDMTFRNTAGPKKEQAVAVRNSADQSTFYRCSFEGYQDTLFTDKLRQLYKECDIYGTVDFIFGDANAVFENCNIYPRSPNKGQYNTITAQGRADPGVDSGMYFRYCTIRAADDLASSNYSVETYLGRPWKVFSRTVYMHTFMDSLIHPAGWHNWDGDFALSTLYYAGTQ encoded by the exons ATGTCGAGGCCACACCTCTTCGTCGCTCTTAttcttcctttgctttttttgtCCTTCAATTCTCTTGCCGGAGATGACAATATCCATGCAAGGAACGCAAGCCTCGTCTCAGCAGAAACCGTCTGCAACTCCACTGCCGATCCTGCATTCTGCTTATCCGCATTGCCGGACCCTAAAGCAGCCGGAAACGTCCGCCACTTCGGCCGCTACTTTGTGCGGAAATCCCTCTCCCGAGCATTGAGGTTTCTCTCCCTGGTCGACGAGCGTCTCTTGATTGTGCAGGGCCACCTAACGGCTCGTGAGGCCCACGCCCTGGAGGATTGCCGCCATGTCTCGGCGATGAACGTGGAGTTCCTCCTCAAATCATCCAAAGCTGTCGATGACAAGGCTGGGGAGCTCCCGGCCCACGAAGTGGATGATGTCCGGACCCTGCTTAGCGCCGTCTTGACCAATCAGGCGACCTGCTCGGATGGTCTCCAGTGGGCCGCGGCTGGCTCAAGGATCAACGGCGGTCTGTTGGTTCGCCTTTCGGAGGACACCAAGTTGCACAGCGCTTCCTTGGCGCTGTTCAGCAAAGGTTGGTCCTCGAGGAAGGGGGAAGCAGCCATGGGCTACTCTGAGAGTACACTAAAACCTCTGCGACTCAGCCAGGTCTCACTGAACATGTCGAGCCTAACACGTGCTTTTTATGCGTCTCTAAGCAAGGGGTATGTTCTCGCCGCGGGTCGAAATAAAGTGGTGTCGATCCGCGACGTAGTGGTGGTGAATAAGGACGGGAGCGGTAACTTCACCAGCATAAATGCCGCTGTCGCGGTGGCTCCCAATAACGTGGACGGATCCTATGGCTACTTCTTGATCTACATAACTGCAGGCGTCTATCACGAATACGTTTATGTCAACTCGAACAAGAAGAACCTCATGATGGTTGGAGCAGGCATCAATCGGACTGTGATTACCGGAGATCGCAACGACCATGATGGATGGAGTATTTTTAGCTCTCCCACATTTA TCGTGGAGGCACCCCATTTTATTGCAATGGACATGACCTTTCGGAACACGGCAGGGCCGAAGAAGGAACAAGCCGTGGCTGTCCGAAACAGCGCCGACCAGTCCACGTTCTATCGATGCAGCTTTGAAGGCTACCAAGATACGCTCTTTACGGACAAATTAAGGCAACTCTACAAAGAATGCGACATCTACGGCACAGTTGACTTCATCTTTGGTGATGCAAACGCGGTCTTTGAGAACTGCAATATATACCCTCGCAGCCCAAATAAAGGTCAGTACAATACCATAACTGCCCAAGGGAGGGCCGATCCGGGTGTGGACTCGGGCATGTACTTCCGTTATTGCACCATTAGGGCTGCCGATGACCTGGCATCGAGCAATTACTCGGTGGAGACGTATTTAGGGCGGCCGTGGAAGGTCTTCTCAAGGACGGTTTACATGCATACGTTCATGGATAGTCTAATTCACCCTGCAGGTTGGCACAACTGGGATGGTGATTTTGCGCTGAGCACACTTTACTATGCGGGAACACAATAA
- the LOC115750172 gene encoding uncharacterized protein LOC115750172, with protein sequence MYEEWKTVSTDTIQKIGNSIPDVGSAPDVRILTISALRVVTSDTSVLTRGLLNDTTLAPAIHQALSDCADHFLDEVEQLDDSLAAMMRAYPNVRKCVKTAIADANDCEAGFQQLATGPNLLSHRNLIFRQLCNNALGIVGLLKA encoded by the exons ATGTACGAGGAGTGGAAAACCGTTTCTACCGACACCATTCAAAAAATCGGAAAT TCCATCCCGGATGTCGGCTCGGCCCCCGATGTGCGCATCCTTACCATCTCTGCGCTCCGTGTTGTAACCAGCGACACGTCCGTGCTTACCCGGGGCCTGCTCAATGACACGACACTTGCGCCCGCTATCCACCAGGCTCTCAGCGACTGCGCCGACCACTTCCTAGACGAGGTCGAGCAGCTCGACGACTCGCTCGCTGCGATGATGAGGGCATATCCCAACGTGCGCAAGTGCGTCAAGACCGCCATAGCTGATGCCAATGATTGCGAGGCAGGGTTCCAGCAGCTGGCGACCGGGCCGAACCTCTTGTCTCATAGGAACCTGATTTTCCGGCAGTTGTGTAACAATGCCTTGGGCATCGTCGGACTCCTGAAGGCTTGA